The DNA window ACTTTGGGGAATATGTGAAGCTTCTGAAAATCACATAAAATTGGTTTTAATCTCAACATGACTCTAGAGAGCGGCTTCGGAACTCTTAATTCGACTATTTATTGGACCAGTGTAGCAGAATGGCAATAACTCTCAATTTCCGGTTGCAGCAATAAATACCTTAAAATAAGATGGGTATAAATCAAGCTTAATAGATAAAACCCCATTCAATCAGAGCACGAGCGTGACCAATTTACCTCTAATGGCTCAATTTCTACATGAACACAATGACGGAGCCGGGAGGGGTAGGTCCGTAGCCGATGTCGTGTGGCAGGGGGGCTGGGTGTCTGTGGCTAGCGTATACAGCCCAGCAGAGGGCGAAATCGCGGTGGCGCGGGAGGCCGGAGTGTTGTAGGGCAGCGGGAAGAGGGGCAATTACAAATTTGCGATTTGGGATTCAGGATTTCTGAGAAGTGAGAACGTTGGTATCTCCCTCCATTTGTGTTCCTATTTCGATTCAAGCTACTGTTTAATAAATTGATACCAGTATTTagctatttttttatattttaatttaaaattttgatatttaaagattaaatatagaaagaataaagtcatagaaataaagaaaataaaggagAATAGCCTAATTTGACGATTTTGTTGTGTCCCTAACAGAAGAAATTGGTCCATTTTTAACAAAATCATCAAAAACTCAGAGTGAAATATAAttaagtcattttttttatccaaaTAATATAATGATCCATTTTTGGTATGTATGTAATGTCTGGAACTAATTTGGTGAATATTTACTTATTtgaataatttgatttttttattaaattaacaaCAAGGTTGCACTTCAATTGGATTTGTGAAAGAAATAGTACTATGTGGGAGGAGTATTTGGATGGGCTTGTGGAATACACACAAATTTGGAATACATATATGCTGCTTTGATTGATGGGAAAATAAATGATGTAATTTGGATAAAAATAAATGGGAGAACAAATCTAACCGAACCAAGAGGATCATTATTAATAGAACAAATCTCGATAGCGACTGCCACCAGTCTAGTTTCTCCCTTGCTGGAAGAACTCATATATCTGCGCACACTAAATTTCACAGCTGCTTCGTCAccataaaattaaattcaaatgcCACCTTTAGCTTGTAAGGATGAAGTCTCTCAACAGGAATACTAAATGAAGCTGCGGAGATGCCTAGCAAAGCATAGTAGTGTACAATGGTCCATGCTTTTGGATGGATGTAAGAGCATCTTGCTCCCTCACAAATGAAAACTGGAAGGGGATCTGGGGAACATGGAACAAAAATTGTAGAATCTCAAAGTTACTCTAGGTGTCGTCACCTCTCAACCTTTTTGGAGGGTGCTCATAATGCTTCCCAGCATTTATAGAAGATCGGTACCCTGCATTGAATTGAGAAGTCATTATGAATCAGGATAGGTCATGAATACAGGGGAGGGTTACCCCAACGGTGAagacaaaaagggaaaaaaactaGTAGTACGAGATTGCACCATTCAGATCTAAGAAACTACTGTATCACAGAAACATGATAGCTATAATTATGTTCTACTCCATATCATATTAGAAGTCGAAATCACATCAAATTAAGTTTTTGGGTAGTGCATTTGCTCATCTATAGTTCTACTGTTATAGTTGATTTGTATGGTAAGAGGATGGTCGCAGGGCTTATGTATGATAAAACTGCAAGAGCATGCAGAAAAGAACAAGGGAGTATAATCCAATTGTAAATGAGAAGAATAAAGAGGGTGGAACCTTGATAGAGAATACGGGATTGGTATTATTGCTAGTAGTTTGTTTTCCAACGTCCAGCTGCACGGAAATGTTGGTTTGGGACAAATCAACTCCTGACGACTGTAGTGAACATTTTAAGCAATTCAACAGCCTGTTAAACACCACAAGTTCCACATTAGTTTGATAAACTTGTGCAGTGGAAGATCTTCTAACCAAATTGAAGATGTGTTcggtggagagagagagagctaacAATGAAGAACGAGAAAAGACAATGTAAATTAAGTGTTGAAGCTCAAGTTCATGTTTAGAAGGcatattaataattaaactCAGTAgcacattaaaaatgaaacaggCAATGTACAAGTATATAACTTCTCAAACATCAAAATCTCAGTTCCACTTAGTTATTATGGTTCAATTAGAGAGATATAAAATTACAGATATACTGATACTAACTCTTACATTTTAAGAGCATCTTTGTGTTTGTAAGTCAAACATCTTATCAATGCTTATTGcttaatgaaatgacaatatCATTGTAATATGATCAGCACAGCATAACTAATGATTTTCTATGACATGCTAGTTTCTGTTCAATTTTGTTTAACAGTCCAGGTCCATAAAATCCTCTATAAACAAATACAATGTGCATGTATAGTATACCATCTACCATCAACAAACTAGACAAGGGGAGTAGGGACTACCAAATTCAAACAAGCCTTATTCTCATCAAGGTACAACAAATTATAAACATTTGTCAGATACTGTAAATGATCAGAGTAGGATTCTATGATTCTATCACAGTGTTTAGCCTTGAGAGAGACATTTGACAAACTAACAATATACCCACTCACTCAAGAACAGACTGTATGTGTAGGATTCTATCACAGCGTTCAAATCATTATAGATCAAATCAACCAAAATACAATTCACACACCAAGATGCTACCCATATCAAATGCAGAGAATGATTGACAGAAAGACATGATGTGTGTATCAAACCAAATAGACATGTTACATATCAACTGGTAATTTCTTATTGCTACCTTAGCCAATGCTTACCCTTGAGAGTAGACATTTGAGATACTAGCTTCATCACTCTCACTCTTCAGTTCTTCCCCATTAGAGGAGTATACAGGAACCGAACAATCATCTGCACATGACCTACCCTGCCAAAAGTTCAATTGGTCCGCTTCAGTAAAAGATCCTTGGGGCTGGCCAGGTAAACTCTCAAATATAGCTGCTGGAAGTGGCATGGCCATAGTAGGGGCTTGTGTTTCCATGGGTGGGTTATCAGTTGATTTATATAAGGTAGCTCCAGTTAAGTCAGATTCCACTGGGTTCTGCACATTACTTAGCAGGGCTGGATGAACATCGTCTTCGTGACCATAAAAGTTCCTTTCAAAGTGAGTCTGATCGACGAAGCTTGCATCTGGCCCAGAATTATTTTTCTGTCATAAATATGAGAAGTCACCACCAATAATATATAAACCTTAATTTTACAACAGATTGAAGTTGGCAACTTGTCCAGAGTTTGACTTCAGTTGCTAAGAAGATAATAACATAATACTCCACTAGTATATAATATAATCTGTATAATATAATCTGTAACCCAATTTTTCCACCAATCCACCCACTAAAGAAATTGTGTTACTGACAAAATTGGAATTAGCATCAGAAAAAAAGCCACATCTTAAATCTAACTCTGTCAGATAGCAATACACTGCTATCAAGTATCAACCAGAAAATGTTAAAAACCCTGTGCTTTTGCTTTTATGAGGATTGAGCATATCACAAGGgtattataaaaaaagtagGAAAAAACCAGAAATATATATCAGTTAAACTACAAGAAAACCTGAGGCATGTACTAGAAAGTTTTGATGGACAGCCAACCTGCtacatttcaattttttaaaactcaataGGTATGATGTGAGCCTATGAGGAAGGGAGTAGATTCGGAAAGCATATAATTGTATGGAAAAAAATGCATAAAGGCATGTAAATTTTACCAGAGGCAAACACTTTGTGGACTCCAAGCTCCAACCTTGACAAGAGCCCTCGTACACCTGCAACTTCTCCTGTAAAAATTGGATATACTGTATAACCTGCATGAGAATGGACTTATCAGAATTTCTACACAAACTGTGCAACTTAGGAAACAGAATAAATGACAAGAAAAGGAGGTTGACATAACTAACCTCCAATAGAAACGAAGCTTTATCTCTTTTTTGATCATTTTCAGGTATCAAGTCCCTCAAAATTTGAAATCTGCAACATATATAAACTTTTTTCATCATTCCAAGCCTCAAGCATCTTAACCTAAGTTTGCTCTAGCAATTCATCTTCTCAACTCAATGGACATAGGAATTTCGACTTCCCAGAAAACTTTATTAACTACATTATCCCACTAACAATTCATGAACATAATAAAAACACAAGAAATAGGGCAAAAACATAATGCGCTTAGAATTCCAATTGGCACACGAATAAGACACGAAATTATCGgaaaaacacaaacaataaGCATCCAAACAACCCTAGCTGCTGGGGTGAAtatgaaaaggaaaagaagggGAAAGAAAGAGTTGAACTCCTGCCTTTGATTGATTTTACTCCTCCTGCGTTGCTCCGTCTCTGAATGTTTGGAAC is part of the Salvia splendens isolate huo1 chromosome 6, SspV2, whole genome shotgun sequence genome and encodes:
- the LOC121806404 gene encoding transcription factor BIM2-like encodes the protein MGRSSSHLDDDETNDSSSPTDYKAADQKLRSKHSETEQRRRSKINQRFQILRDLIPENDQKRDKASFLLEVIQYIQFLQEKLQVYEGSCQGWSLESTKCLPLKNNSGPDASFVDQTHFERNFYGHEDDVHPALLSNVQNPVESDLTGATLYKSTDNPPMETQAPTMAMPLPAAIFESLPGQPQGSFTEADQLNFWQGRSCADDCSVPVYSSNGEELKSESDEASISNVYSQGLLNCLKCSLQSSGVDLSQTNISVQLDVGKQTTSNNTNPVFSIKGTDLL